The genomic region CGTCAACGGCCCGAGGACCGTCCTGCGTCGTTTCCGCGACATCAGCCTCGCGAGGGGCGCCTAGTATATACGAGTCCACCGGACCCGTCAAGGCCTTGTGGGAACCGGATTTGGCCAGGTTGGTGATGTCGCGCCCACGCCGCCCGCGCGAGGGGGGCACGGGCCAGACGAGGCGCGTTGCGAGCGCCCACATCGCCATGGCGGCGAAGCCGAGAAGCTGGCCCGCGGGGCGGATCGGCTGGTGGTCCGCGAAGACGCGGCGGGCGCCCTGCGCCATGTCGCCCACGCCCAGCAGATCGCCGGGCTGCGGGCCGACGCCCCACAGCACGGGGATCACGGAGTAGCGGAGGAGCGCCATCAGCAGCGAAAGCGTCGCCAGCCCGAAGACGATGCGCCGGCGCGGGCCGCGAGAGAGCGCTCCCCACCCCGAAAGCGCCAGCGTGGCGACGACCACCCACTCCACGACGCCGGGCGGAGGAAAGAGGAACTCGGCGATCTGCGCGGTGGCCAGCGTGCCGTAGATGACCGCCGCCCACCCCGCCACCCCCGCGGGCGACGTCCAAGCGTGCCGCTGCAGGAGGACGTAGGTGAGGAGGAGGGCGAACACTCCCTCCACGATGCCAAAGGTGCGGTACTGCACCCCCGTCTCTACCGGCGCGATGCCGGCGACCGCCGCCGCGCCCAGGAAGAGGAGCGCGGCCGCGACGGCGCGCTGCGCGGCGGTCATCGTTGCGGAATCCATTCGAGCGGCCCGGGGCGCAGCTTGCGGTCGATGTTCGCCAGCAGCGCCGCAGCGCGGGTGCGGGTGGCGGGCGCCAGCGGCACGGAGCCGGCGCGCTGCACGGCCGCCTTCGCTTCCTGCAGGAGCTGCGTGTTGTCGCCGCGGTACCAGGGGGCGGCGCCGGCGGCCAGCATCAGCTCCGCGCGGTCCAGGGTGGCGGTGGCCCAGAGCTCGGTGGCCATGGCGGTCTGGGTGGAGTCGCCTGCGTTCTCGCGGGCGGTCCACGCTTCCCCCTCCGCCTCCGCGTAGCGCGCGATGGCGCCCGCGGTGTCGCCCGAGGCGGCGGCGCGCAGGGCGGCCTGCACGCGCTCGCGGGCACGCGACACGCGCGGAGTGAAGGCGTCGGGCGCGACGGCCACCCACGTCCTGCTGCCGACTTCCGCGGCGGTCTGCGGGGCGCCGCGGTAAAGGAGCGCCACCACCACCGTGAGCACGGCCAGGAGCACGAGCCCCGGAATCACCCAGGGGTCGCGCAGGGGGTTCGCGGGGGCGGTGGGTTTGGTCATGACAGCGCCGGGAGGCGGGGATCGAGCAGGGCGCTGACGTCGCTGTACTTCACGGCGAACTCGCCCAGCGGGCCGCGGTGCGTGCTGTGCCAGTCCGAGCCGCCCGTGCGCAGCAGGCCGAGCGTGTTGGCGGCCGTCTCAAAGAGGTGCGACTCCACCGGCGGGGTGTTGGGGCGGTAGCACTCCAGCCCGTCTAACCCCCAATCCGCGAAGGCGCGTACGTACTGGTCGAAGATGGCGATCTCCGGGTGCGCCCACACCGCGACCCCGCCGGCCGCGTGGATGTCCTCGATCGCCTGGCGCACGCCGGGGAAGTCGCTGCGCACGAAGGCGACTCCCTTGTCCCCGATGTAGCGCTCGAAGGCCTCGGAGTAGTAGCGGGTCTGGCCGCGCTCTAGGAGGGCGCGGGCCAGGTGCGGGCGGCCGATGGCGGACGAGTCCGGGCCGGCGGCGCGCTCCACGTCCTCGTAGTCGACCTCGATCCCCATCCCGTTGAGGTTCGCCACCATCCCGCGCATGCGGCCGGCGCGGCGCTCCACGGCGCTCACCTGGTGGCGCGTGACGGAGGGGGCGTGGTGGTCAATGAAGTAGCCCAGGATGTGGATCTCGTGGTCGCCCTCGCGCGTGCTCATCTCGATGCCCGGCACCAGTTGCAGCGGGTGCGCCGCGGCGGCCGCGATGGCTTCGTCCACGCCGGCCACGGTGTCGTGGTCGGTGATGGCGATCACGTCGAGCCGCGCGCTGGCGGCCATCTGCACGACCTGTGTGGGTGAGCAGTGCCCGTCAGAGGCGTGGGTGTGGATGTGCAGGTCGATCCGTTTCATGCATCCCCAGGATGAGATATCACCGGCGGGCCTCGGTGGCCCGCCAGTGAAGGATGCATCCCCCGCGCCCGCTTGGGAAGGCGGGGTGGGCGGTGGAGGGCCATCCCGACGCCGAAATCAGGCCCGGCCGGCGGTTGAAACCGCTGCAACGACCGCGGGAAACCGGGGGATGGTTCCCCCGGCTGGGACCACGGGAAGGCGGCTGAAGCCGGCTCGTGCACACCGGCATTGGACCCAGAGTCCGCGGAGGCGGACTTTGTGCTGTTGTTGCAGCGAGTTCACTCGCCCGGTCGTAACCAGAAACAGCCCCCGGCACGCTTCCGCGCCGGGGGCTGTCTTTCGTGCTGACCTGCACCAGTCGTCAGGCGGCGGTGGCGCGCTCGCTGAGGACGGTGATGACG from Longimicrobium sp. harbors:
- a CDS encoding PHP domain-containing protein — protein: MKRIDLHIHTHASDGHCSPTQVVQMAASARLDVIAITDHDTVAGVDEAIAAAAAHPLQLVPGIEMSTREGDHEIHILGYFIDHHAPSVTRHQVSAVERRAGRMRGMVANLNGMGIEVDYEDVERAAGPDSSAIGRPHLARALLERGQTRYYSEAFERYIGDKGVAFVRSDFPGVRQAIEDIHAAGGVAVWAHPEIAIFDQYVRAFADWGLDGLECYRPNTPPVESHLFETAANTLGLLRTGGSDWHSTHRGPLGEFAVKYSDVSALLDPRLPALS